The following coding sequences lie in one Stenotrophomonas rhizophila genomic window:
- a CDS encoding DUF937 domain-containing protein: MLGRSATCLESVVNNASLAASLFQQLQQGQGLQQVSQQLGIEPAQASSAVGAALPLLLGAMGRNAQQPQGADALLGALQRDHAPAAGGGFDLGGLLGSVLGGGGGNATNGAGILGHVFGGNSDRAAQGLSQATGLDSSKTSQLLAILAPIVMSYLAQRFANGGNAGQLTQALGQEAEAASSGGLLTSVLDQDGDGQLGIGDLLKLGGGLLGKR; this comes from the coding sequence ATGCTCGGGCGGTCCGCCACCTGCCTGGAGTCCGTCGTGAACAACGCATCGCTTGCTGCTTCCCTCTTCCAACAACTGCAGCAGGGCCAAGGCCTGCAGCAGGTGTCCCAGCAACTGGGCATTGAACCTGCCCAGGCCAGCAGCGCCGTCGGCGCGGCGCTGCCGCTGCTGCTCGGCGCGATGGGCCGCAACGCCCAGCAACCGCAGGGCGCCGACGCCCTGCTTGGCGCACTGCAGCGCGATCACGCGCCGGCCGCCGGGGGTGGCTTCGATCTGGGCGGCCTGCTCGGCAGCGTGCTGGGCGGCGGCGGTGGCAACGCCACCAACGGGGCCGGCATCCTCGGCCATGTGTTTGGCGGCAACAGCGACCGCGCCGCGCAGGGCCTGAGCCAGGCCACCGGGCTGGACAGCAGCAAGACCAGCCAGCTGCTGGCCATCCTCGCCCCGATCGTCATGTCCTACCTGGCGCAGCGCTTCGCCAATGGCGGCAACGCCGGCCAGCTCACCCAGGCGCTCGGCCAGGAAGCGGAAGCGGCCAGCAGTGGCGGCCTGCTCACCTCGGTGCTGGACCAGGACGGCGATGGCCAGCTGGGTATTGGGGATCTGCTCAAGCTGGGGGGCGGGTTGCTCGGCAAGCGGTGA
- a CDS encoding glycoside hydrolase family 5 protein, with translation MRPLSIRLCCMLLCLFAFSAQAAVNTFWSQPQRGGNSFNEQPPDRAYFDALRATGATWVRLTPDKWRSAGGRDFLMGNADRYQGLVPADVATLRRVLDDADAAGIKVVLVPLSLPLLRWKQKNGGVVDQRLWQSFDNHRPAQAFWRDLARALRGHPALVAYNLINEPAPEYGTPLREHADPAAMRAWYATVKDGPRDLPRFYTGLIAAVREVDADMPLMLDPGWYAAADALAYWPAPLKDPHLLYSVHMYEPYAATSAPNQKRATPYRYPAVVPFGPGKTQWNATRVASYLQQPLAWADEHGVARSQMVVGEFGCMRRWPDCPAYLDDVLRVLEAQKVHWAFYAFREDAWDGMDYELGDAALPATYWRDVEAGKVPTPMRTESPQFAPILKRLRAAGR, from the coding sequence ATGCGCCCGCTGTCGATCCGCCTTTGCTGCATGCTGCTGTGCCTGTTCGCCTTCAGTGCGCAGGCCGCCGTCAACACCTTCTGGAGCCAGCCGCAGCGCGGCGGCAACAGCTTCAACGAACAGCCACCGGACCGCGCCTATTTCGATGCGCTGCGCGCCACCGGCGCCACCTGGGTACGGCTGACACCGGACAAGTGGCGTTCGGCCGGTGGCCGCGATTTCCTGATGGGCAATGCCGATCGCTACCAGGGCTTGGTGCCGGCCGACGTCGCCACCCTGCGCCGGGTGCTCGACGATGCCGATGCCGCCGGCATCAAGGTGGTGCTGGTGCCCTTGTCGCTGCCGCTGCTGCGCTGGAAGCAGAAGAACGGCGGGGTGGTCGACCAGCGGCTCTGGCAGTCGTTCGACAACCATCGGCCCGCGCAGGCGTTCTGGCGCGACCTCGCGCGTGCGCTGCGCGGGCACCCGGCGCTGGTGGCCTACAACCTGATCAACGAGCCCGCCCCGGAGTACGGCACCCCGCTGCGCGAGCATGCCGACCCGGCCGCGATGCGCGCGTGGTATGCCACCGTGAAGGACGGGCCGCGTGATCTGCCACGCTTCTACACCGGCTTGATCGCGGCGGTGCGCGAGGTCGATGCCGACATGCCCTTGATGCTGGACCCGGGCTGGTATGCAGCTGCCGACGCGCTGGCGTACTGGCCTGCGCCGCTGAAAGATCCGCATCTGCTGTACAGCGTGCACATGTACGAGCCGTACGCGGCCACCAGCGCCCCCAACCAGAAGCGGGCCACGCCGTATCGGTATCCGGCCGTGGTGCCGTTCGGCCCGGGCAAGACGCAGTGGAATGCAACGCGCGTGGCCAGCTATCTGCAGCAGCCCCTGGCGTGGGCCGACGAGCATGGCGTGGCGCGAAGCCAGATGGTGGTCGGTGAGTTCGGCTGCATGCGCCGTTGGCCGGATTGCCCGGCCTACCTGGACGATGTCCTGCGCGTGCTCGAGGCACAGAAGGTGCATTGGGCGTTCTACGCCTTCCGCGAAGACGCGTGGGATGGCATGGACTACGAACTGGGCGACGCCGCACTGCCGGCGACGTACTGGCGTGACGTGGAGGCGGGCAAGGTGCCTACGCCCATGCGCACCGAAAGCCCGCAGTTCGCGCCGATCCTCAAACGTCTGCGCGCTGCCGGCCGCTGA
- the katG gene encoding catalase/peroxidase HPI, with translation MKSEAKCPFNHALVGDATTNRDWWPKQLRVDLLNQHSNRSTPLDDGFDYATAFKGLDYAALKADLTALMTDSQEWWPADFGHYGGLFVRMAWHSAGTYRIGDGRGGGGRGQQRFAPLNSWPDNVSLDKARRLLWPIKQKYGQAISWADLLILTGNVALESMGFKTLGFAGGRPDTWEPDQDVYWGRETTWLGGDVRYAHGSEGVQEDHGVLVSDDDADGDVHSRDLENPLAAVQMGLIYVNPEGPDGNPDPLKAAFDIRDTFGRMAMDDEETVALIAGGHSFGKTHGAGPADNVDVEPEAAGLESQGLGWANRFGTGKGGDTITSGLEVTWTRTPAQWSHDFFEILFGHEWELTKSPAGAHQWVAKDSEAIIPDAHDPSKKHRPTMLTTDLSLRVDPAYEKISRRFLAEPQAFADAFARAWFKLTHRDMGPRTRYLGPEIPAEEFIWQDPVPAATRPLIDAQDIAGLKQQIASAGLSVAELVSTAWASASTFRGSDKRGGANGARIRLAPQKDWAVNQPQQLAKVLAALEKIQSGFNGSGSKQVSLADLIVLAGGVGVEQAAKAGGHDISVPFTPGRTDASQDQTDVESFAVLEPYADGFRNYLKGRYSVPAEVLLIDKAQLLTLTAPELTALVGGLRVLGANVDGNAQGVLTDRPGTLSNDFFVNLLDMRTQWKAAGGGYESSGAKRWTGSRADLVFGSNSVLRALAEVYASADGEKKLVQDFVAAWTRVMELDRYDLHA, from the coding sequence ATGAAAAGCGAAGCCAAGTGCCCGTTCAACCACGCCCTCGTCGGCGATGCCACCACCAACCGCGACTGGTGGCCCAAGCAGCTGCGCGTGGACCTGCTCAACCAGCATTCCAACCGTTCCACCCCGCTCGATGACGGCTTTGACTACGCCACCGCGTTCAAGGGGCTGGACTACGCCGCGCTCAAAGCCGACCTCACCGCACTGATGACCGACTCGCAGGAGTGGTGGCCGGCCGACTTCGGCCATTACGGCGGCCTGTTCGTGCGCATGGCCTGGCACAGCGCCGGCACCTACCGCATCGGCGACGGGCGCGGCGGCGGCGGTCGCGGCCAGCAGCGCTTCGCCCCGCTCAACAGCTGGCCGGACAACGTCAGCCTGGACAAGGCACGCCGCCTGCTGTGGCCGATCAAGCAGAAGTATGGCCAAGCCATCTCCTGGGCCGACCTGCTGATCCTCACCGGCAACGTCGCGCTGGAATCGATGGGCTTCAAGACGCTGGGCTTCGCTGGTGGCCGCCCCGATACCTGGGAACCGGACCAGGACGTGTACTGGGGCCGCGAAACCACCTGGCTTGGCGGCGACGTGCGTTATGCGCATGGCTCCGAGGGCGTGCAGGAAGACCACGGCGTGCTGGTGTCCGATGACGACGCCGACGGCGACGTGCACTCGCGCGACCTGGAGAACCCGCTGGCGGCCGTGCAGATGGGCCTGATCTACGTGAACCCGGAAGGCCCGGACGGCAATCCCGATCCGCTCAAGGCCGCCTTCGACATCCGCGATACCTTCGGGCGCATGGCCATGGACGACGAGGAAACCGTTGCCCTGATCGCCGGCGGCCACAGCTTCGGCAAGACCCACGGCGCCGGCCCGGCCGACAACGTCGATGTGGAACCGGAAGCGGCGGGCCTCGAGAGCCAGGGCCTGGGCTGGGCCAACAGATTCGGCACCGGCAAGGGCGGCGACACCATCACCAGCGGCCTGGAAGTGACCTGGACGCGCACCCCGGCGCAGTGGAGCCACGACTTCTTCGAGATCCTGTTCGGCCACGAGTGGGAACTGACCAAGAGCCCGGCAGGTGCCCATCAGTGGGTGGCCAAGGACAGCGAGGCGATCATTCCAGACGCTCACGACCCGTCGAAGAAGCATCGCCCGACCATGCTCACCACCGACCTGTCGCTGCGCGTGGACCCGGCGTACGAGAAAATCTCGCGCCGCTTCCTGGCCGAGCCGCAGGCCTTCGCCGACGCCTTCGCACGCGCCTGGTTCAAGCTCACTCATCGCGACATGGGCCCGCGCACGCGCTATCTGGGCCCGGAGATCCCGGCCGAGGAATTCATCTGGCAGGATCCGGTGCCCGCAGCGACACGGCCGTTGATCGACGCCCAGGACATCGCCGGCTTGAAGCAACAGATCGCCAGCGCCGGGTTGAGCGTGGCCGAGCTGGTGTCCACCGCGTGGGCGTCGGCGTCGACCTTCCGCGGCTCGGACAAGCGTGGTGGCGCCAACGGCGCGCGCATCCGCCTGGCCCCGCAGAAAGACTGGGCGGTGAACCAGCCGCAGCAGCTGGCCAAGGTGCTGGCCGCGCTGGAGAAGATCCAGTCGGGCTTCAACGGCAGCGGCAGCAAGCAGGTATCGCTGGCCGACCTGATCGTGCTGGCCGGCGGCGTGGGTGTTGAACAGGCGGCCAAGGCCGGTGGCCACGACATCAGCGTGCCGTTCACGCCCGGCCGCACCGATGCCAGCCAGGACCAGACCGACGTGGAATCGTTCGCGGTGCTGGAGCCGTATGCCGACGGCTTCCGCAATTACCTCAAGGGCCGTTACAGCGTGCCCGCCGAGGTGCTGCTGATCGACAAGGCGCAGCTGCTCACGCTGACCGCGCCGGAGCTGACCGCGCTGGTCGGCGGGCTGCGCGTGCTGGGTGCCAACGTCGATGGCAATGCGCAGGGTGTACTGACCGATCGCCCGGGCACGTTGAGCAACGATTTCTTCGTGAACCTGCTGGACATGCGCACGCAGTGGAAGGCCGCTGGCGGTGGCTATGAAAGCAGTGGTGCCAAGCGCTGGACCGGCAGCAGGGCTGATCTGGTGTTCGGGTCCAACTCGGTGCTGCGTGCCCTGGCCGAGGTGTACGCCAGTGCCGACGGCGAGAAGAAGCTGGTCCAGGATTTCGTCGCCGCCTGGACGCGGGTGATGGAACTGGATCGCTACGACCTGCACGCTTGA
- a CDS encoding RNA-binding S4 domain-containing protein, protein MIEATPLAAVRLDVWLWAARFFKTRSLAKQAVETGKVDVAGQRPKSSRAVRVGEQLQISRGDDVYEVQVRGLSELRGPAPVAQQLYEESEASRARRAEAHAQRQAARNGYLPPEHRPDKRARRLIRALGDIDSL, encoded by the coding sequence ATGATCGAAGCAACGCCGTTGGCCGCCGTGCGGCTGGACGTGTGGCTGTGGGCCGCACGCTTCTTCAAGACCCGCAGCCTGGCCAAGCAGGCCGTGGAGACGGGCAAAGTGGACGTGGCCGGGCAACGCCCCAAATCCTCGCGCGCGGTGCGCGTGGGCGAGCAGCTGCAGATCAGCCGGGGCGACGACGTCTACGAGGTGCAGGTGCGTGGCCTGAGCGAGCTGCGCGGGCCGGCACCGGTGGCGCAGCAGCTGTACGAGGAAAGCGAGGCGTCGCGCGCGCGACGGGCCGAGGCGCATGCCCAACGCCAGGCTGCGCGCAATGGTTACCTGCCGCCGGAGCATCGCCCGGACAAACGCGCGCGTCGCTTGATCCGTGCACTCGGGGACATCGATTCGCTCTAG